CCACACTTAAAAAGGTAGCTCCCGGTACAGATGGAGGAGTATCGGTTTTAGGAACTGTCGCAGGTATTTTAGGGGCAGGACTAATTGGAATATTTGCATATTTACTGGGAATTCTCCCTGACCCATTTGTTTGCTTAAAAATATCCATAATAGCAGGTACTGTAGGCTGTTTTATGGACAGTTTCCTAGGAGCAATTTTCGAGAGAAGAAATTATATTACTAATGAGCACGTTAATCTCCTGGCCACCCTCACCGGGGCATTTCTGGGAATTATGCTGGTTTAAGCACTTACTTAGAGTTGATAACATGAAAGGGATAATAATGATAATCGACGGGATGGCAGATCGTCCCTTAAAAGAACTGGATAATAAAACTCCGCTTGAAGCGGCTAAAACCCCCAACATGGACGAAATGGCAAAAATAGGTATCAACGGAATAATGGATCCTATAAAACCAGGTATAAGGGCCGGAAGTGATACTTCCCACATTTCAATACTGGGATACGATCCTTATCAGGTTTACACCGGTAGAGGGCCATTTGAAGCTGCAGGTGTGGGAATAGAAGTCCTGCCCGGAGATATTGCCTTTAGGTGCAATTTTTCTACTTCTAATGAAGAAGGACTTATAATCGACCGTCGAGCAGGGAGAATAAGGGAAAAAACAGAACTATTGGCTTCAAGTTTAAATTCCATTCAATTAGAAGGATTTGAAGATGTTGAGATTATTTTCAAAGAGTCCACCGGCCACCGGTCAGTTTTAGTGCTTAGGGGTAGTGGATTATCTGATCAAGTTAGTGATGCGGATCCTAAAAAAGAAGGAAAAGCTCCTAAAGAAATTGTAGGTCTTGATGGATCTCCTGAAGCTGAAAAAACAGCCAGAGTACTTAATAAATTCGTAAGTGAATCTTATAATATTTTAAAGGATCATGCTCTCAATTTAGAGCGAATTGAATCAGAAGAACCACCAGGGAATATAGTACTTCCCCGAGGGGCCGGAGCCGTGCCAGATGTACAGCCCTTCAATGAAAAATATGGTCTCAAGTCGGCATGTATAGCTGAAACTGGCCTTATAATGGGCATTGGGAAGCTAGCAGGAATGGACATCATTGAAGTAGAAGGGGCCACTGGTGGGGTGGATACTGACCTAGACAGTATAAGTCAAAGCATTATTGAAAATGTTTCAAAGTATAACTTCCTTTTAATCAACATAGATGGTGCTGATGAGGCGGGACACGATGGAAACCTCCAAGAAAAAGTGAATTTCTTGGAAAAAGTTGATGCTGTGATTGGAGAAGTAATGAAAATTCCAGACACTTATTTCATACTTACTGCCGACCATTCTACTCCTATTTCAATAATGGACCACACTGGAGACCCGGTTCCATTAGTAATTAATGGGCCAGAAATAAGAGTAGATGATGTGGAAATTTTCGATGAACGATCAGCTACTAAGGGTGGTCTGTGCAGAATAAGAGGTTCAGATATAATGAATATATTAATGGACCTTATGAACAAATCTGAAAAGTTCGGTGCTTAAAATGGTATTTAAAAACAACAAAGCAAATACCAAAAAAGAAGGAATAAAAAAAGAAGGAAGCGTAAAAGAAAACAAGGATATAAATCCCATCCCTCGACTTTTTGGAACCTCAGGAATTCGAGGTAAAATAGGAGAAAAAATAAACACCCAACTTGCTCTTGATGTTGGGAAAGCAGTTGCCAGCTATTTGAATGGAAAAGGCAATGTAGTTGTTGGTTATGATCCTAGAACATCCAATAAAATGCTGGAAAATGCATTATGTGCTGGTTTGATGGAAGGGGGTTGTAATGTTCAATATTTAGGCATGGTTCCCACACCAGTAGTAGGTTTTGCTGCTTCTCGTCTTAATGCATCTGCCGGAGTTATGATAACTGCATCACATAACCCTTCACCAGATAATGGAATCAAATTATGGAATACTGATGGAATGGCCTATTCCACCGAACAAGAACTTGAAATAGAACGAATAATTCATGAAAAAGATTATTTAGAAAAAAATTGGGATG
The DNA window shown above is from Methanobacteriaceae archaeon and carries:
- a CDS encoding 2,3-bisphosphoglycerate-independent phosphoglycerate mutase, with amino-acid sequence MKGIIMIIDGMADRPLKELDNKTPLEAAKTPNMDEMAKIGINGIMDPIKPGIRAGSDTSHISILGYDPYQVYTGRGPFEAAGVGIEVLPGDIAFRCNFSTSNEEGLIIDRRAGRIREKTELLASSLNSIQLEGFEDVEIIFKESTGHRSVLVLRGSGLSDQVSDADPKKEGKAPKEIVGLDGSPEAEKTARVLNKFVSESYNILKDHALNLERIESEEPPGNIVLPRGAGAVPDVQPFNEKYGLKSACIAETGLIMGIGKLAGMDIIEVEGATGGVDTDLDSISQSIIENVSKYNFLLINIDGADEAGHDGNLQEKVNFLEKVDAVIGEVMKIPDTYFILTADHSTPISIMDHTGDPVPLVINGPEIRVDDVEIFDERSATKGGLCRIRGSDIMNILMDLMNKSEKFGA